The proteins below are encoded in one region of Lactuca sativa cultivar Salinas chromosome 3, Lsat_Salinas_v11, whole genome shotgun sequence:
- the LOC111912085 gene encoding phytoene synthase 2, chloroplastic, with protein sequence MSAAMIGVISPNSEVCSGLGFLETTRVVDPLRFLTKEKGFFRGERIKNASRKHKCYSYFGELGFLGSRKFDMVSRVVANASGDLAISSEQLVYDVVLKQAALVKEQMRSREDMEVKPDIVLPGTLGVLNEAYDRCGEVCAEYAKTFYLGTLLMTPERRKAIWAIYVWCRRTDELVDGPNASHITPKALDRWESRLDDLFNGRPFDMLDAALSDTVSRFPVDIQPFKDMIDGMRMDLKKSRYENFDELYLYCYYVAGTVGLMSVPIMGIDPESFASTESVYNAALALGIANQLTNILRDVGEDARRGRVYLPQDELAKAGLSDDDIFAMKVTDKWRIFMKKQIKRARTFFDQAEEGVTQLSSASRWPVWASLLLYRQILDEIEANDYNNFTKRAYVSKPKKIIALPVAYAKSLVPPSSRKLGSN encoded by the exons ATGTCTGCTGCCATGATAGGAGTGATTTCCCCTAATTCCGAGGTGTGTAGTGGATTGGGTTTCTTGGAAACAACAAGGGTAGTAGATCCATTAAGATTTTTAACGAAAGAAAAGGGGTTTTTTAGGGGTGAAAGAATCAAGAATGCTAGTaggaagcataagtgttattctTACTTTGGTGAATTGGGTTTTTTGGGTTCCAGAAAATTCGATATGGTTTCAAGGGTGGTGGCTAACGCTTCTGGGGATTTGGCGATTTCATCGGAACAATTGGTTTACGATGTCGTTTTGAAGCAAGCAGCTTTGGTTAAAGAACAAATGAGATCCAGAGAAGATATGGAGGTGAAACCAGATATTGTTCTTCCTGGAACACTTGGAGTATTGAATGAAGCTTATGATCGATGTGGTGAAGTTTGCGCTGAGTATGCCAAGACTTTTTATTTAG gAACATTGTTGATGACACCCGAGAGGCGAAAAGCTATATGGGCGATTTATG TATGGTGTAGAAGAACCGATGAACTCGTCGATGGGCCTAACGCATCACACATAACTCCAAAAGCATTAGATCGATGGGAATCAAGATTAGATGATCTTTTCAATGGACGCCCTTTTGATATGCTTGACGCTGCTTTATCAGACACCGTTTCAAGGTTTCCTGTCGACATTCAG CCTTTTAAGGATATGATAGATGGAATGAGGATGGATCTGAAGAAATCAAGATACGAGAATTTTGATGAGCTttatttgtattgttattatgtGGCTGGAACTGTTGGATTGATGAGTGTTCCAATAATGGGAATCGATCCTGAATCTTTCGCATCAACTGAGAGTGTTTATAACGCTGCTTTGGCTTTAGGGATTGCTAATCAACTCACTAACATTCTTAGAGATGTTGGAGAAGA tgcaagaagaggaagagtGTATCTACCACAAGATGAACTAGCAAAAGCAGGATTATCAGATGATGACATATTTGCTATGAAAGTAACCGATAAATGGAGGATTTTCATGAAAAAACAGATTAAAAGGGCAAGAACATTCTTTGATCAGGCGGAAGAAGGTGTTACACAGCTGAGCTCCGCTAGTAGATGGCCT GTTTGGGCATCACTACTATTGTATCGACAAATCCTTGATGAGATTGAAGCGAATGATTATAATAACTTCACGAAAAGGGCGTATGTAAGCAAACCGAAGAAGATCATTGCTTTGCCTGTTGCTTATGCAAAATCTCTTGTGCCACCGTCGTCAAGAAAGTTGGGTTCAAATTAA